One genomic segment of Mangifera indica cultivar Alphonso chromosome 6, CATAS_Mindica_2.1, whole genome shotgun sequence includes these proteins:
- the LOC123218799 gene encoding protein trichome birefringence-like 38, whose protein sequence is MGFGCGCRRQVLFSLFLCVFLFLQEANAQQHYYNITSSLKGRKQVSGCNLFQGKWVLDASYPLYESSGCPFIDAEFDCIKYGRPDKQYLKYSWQPDSCVLPRFNGVEFLRRWSGKRIMFVGDSLSLNMWESLACMLHASVPNAKTTFVRRDSLSSVSFQDYGLTLLLYRTPYLVDIIRQNIGRVLTLNSIQAGNAWKDMDMLIFNSWHWWTHTGSAQAWDYIQDGEALYKDMDRIEAFSKGLSTWARWVDLNVDPLKTKVFFQGISPTHYLGKEWNSPRKNCLGELDPLSGSTYPAGAPPAVAVVNKVLSTMNKPVYLLDITTLSQLRKDAHPSSYSGEHSGTDCSHWCLPGLPDTWNQLLYAALVM, encoded by the exons ATGGGATTTGGGTGCGGGTGTAGGCGCCAGGTTTTGTTCTCCTTGTTCTTGTGTGTATTCCTGTTCTTGCAAGAAGCAAATGCACAACAACACTATTACAATATAACCAGTTCATTGAAAGGAAGGAAACAAGTGAGTGGTTGCAATTTGTTTCAAGGGAAATGGGTGCTTGATGCTTCATATCCTTTATATGAATCTTCAGGTTGTCCCTTCATTGATGCTGAGTTTGATTGCATAAAGTATGGCAGACCTGATAAGCAGTACCTCAAGTACTCCTGGCAACCTGACTCTTGTGTCCTACCGAG GTTCAATGGAGTGGAATTTCTGCGGAGATGGAGTGGGAAAAGGATAATGTTTGTGGGTGACTCACTGAGTTTGAATATGTGGGAATCACTGGCTTGTATGCTTCACGCGTCGGTGCCAAATGCCAAGACAACTTTTGTGAGGCGGGACTCATTGTCTTCTGTATCTTTTCAG GACTATGGGTTAACTTTACTTCTGTATAGAACACCATACCTAGTGGATATAATTAGGCAGAACATAGGAAGAGTACTGACGCTAAACTCAATCCAAGCTGGAAATGCCTGGAAAGATATGGACATGCTCATCTTCAACTCATGGCATTGGTGGACTCACACTGGAAGTGCTCAGGC ATGGGATTATATTCAGGATGGAGAGGCATTGTATAAAGATATGGACCGCATTGAGGCATTTTCCAAAGGGTTGAGTACATGGGCTAGATGGGTTGATCTCAATGTTGATCCCCTTAAGACCAAAGTGTTCTTCCAGGGCATTTCTCCAACTCATTATTT GGGGAAGGAATGGAATTCGCCGAGAAAGAACTGCTTAGGAGAATTAGATCCACTTTCAGGATCTACATATCCGGCTGGGGCCCCTCCAGCTGTTGCAGTAGTGAACAAAGTATTAAGCACAATGAACAAGCCTGTTTATTTGCTTGATATAACCACCCTCTCACAACTGAGAAAAGATGCTCATCCATCAAGCTACAGTGGTGAGCATTCTGGTACAGACTGCAGCCACTGGTGCCTTCCAGGACTGCCTGATACTTGGAACCAGCTTTTGTATGCAGCTCTTGTCATGTGA
- the LOC123218801 gene encoding uncharacterized protein LOC123218801 translates to MSRFLDLNFPFISSTEFGPLNRPRRINICSQYSLNRIDVSLINRSSLQLNRYYYPVKATLTTTTTMAAEQSGSTSPPLKLLFVEMGVGYDQHGQDVTAAAMRACRDAISSNSIPAFRRGSIPGVTFEQMKLLIKLGVPHSLQQSLDIERVKSVFPYGKILNVEVVDGGLICSSGVYVEEMGDKNDDCYIVNAAVYVGY, encoded by the exons ATGAGTCGCTTCTTGGATCTAAACTTTCCCTTTATTTCTTCAACTGAGTTTGGGCCTCTCAATCGCCCAAGGCGTATTAATATCTGCTCGCAGTATTCATTAAACAGAATTGACGTTTCTCTCATAAACCGATCATCTCTTCAACTTAATAGATATTATTACCCAGTTAAAGCCACCCTCACCACTACTACAACCATGGCAGCCGAGCAAAGTGGCAGCACGAGCCCACCCTTGAAACTCTTATTTGTAGAGATGGGTGTTGGCTACGATCAACATGG GCAAGATGTTACAGCTGCAGCTATGAGGGCTTGCAGGGATGCCATCTCGTCCAATTCAATTCCTGCATTTAGGAGAG GGTCTATACCTGGTGTCACATTTGAACAAATGAAACTATTGATCAAGCTAGGAGTTCCTCATTCTCTCCAGCAATCTTTGGATATTGAGAGGGTCAAATCAGTCTTTCCTTA TGGGAAAATTTTGAACGTTGAGGTTGTTGACGGGGGACTAATATGCTCGAGTGGGGTGTATGTGGAAGAAATGGGAGACAAAAATGACGACTGCTACATAGTGAATGCTGCAGTTTATGTGGGATACTAG